In one window of Dyella thiooxydans DNA:
- a CDS encoding TraB/GumN family protein: protein MPRMHVLLFSSLLVATPLVAQELPAPPSTADIPVLAAVTVSGVQPGPGLWKVSKGDHVLWLLGTTSALPEHMQWRSDEVERIVADSQEVIRAPRVKFKLDVGFFGKLFLLPSAFGARKNPDGKTLDQVLSAPLYARWSALKARYIGRDHGIERWRPIFAGIELYRKALKQSGLRSGGQIEDTVEGLAKRHGVKIVDATYQVEIKDPRGAIKAFKTAGPEDTECFSRTLDSVEHDLPAMAERANAWSTGDIATLRRLPDSRFRNACADALTESGFARQLGISDLPARVDATWLAAARKALANDTQALAVLSMDQLLASGSYLDALKAEGYSVQAPEGDVAESPAPAASVAAPR, encoded by the coding sequence ATGCCACGGATGCACGTCCTGTTGTTCTCCTCGCTGCTGGTGGCCACTCCGCTGGTTGCGCAGGAGCTGCCTGCACCGCCCTCGACCGCCGACATTCCCGTGCTCGCGGCGGTCACCGTCAGTGGCGTGCAGCCCGGACCCGGGCTGTGGAAGGTGAGCAAGGGCGACCACGTGCTGTGGCTGCTGGGCACCACCAGCGCGTTGCCCGAGCACATGCAGTGGCGCTCGGACGAGGTGGAGCGGATCGTCGCCGACAGCCAGGAGGTGATCCGTGCGCCGCGGGTCAAGTTCAAGCTGGATGTCGGCTTCTTCGGCAAGCTGTTCCTGCTGCCTTCGGCGTTTGGCGCGCGCAAGAATCCCGACGGCAAGACGCTCGACCAGGTGCTGTCGGCGCCGCTGTATGCGCGCTGGAGCGCACTCAAGGCGCGTTACATCGGTCGTGACCACGGCATCGAGCGCTGGCGGCCGATCTTCGCCGGCATCGAGCTGTACCGGAAGGCGCTGAAGCAGAGCGGCCTGCGCAGCGGCGGCCAGATCGAGGACACCGTCGAGGGGCTGGCCAAACGGCACGGGGTGAAGATCGTCGATGCCACCTACCAGGTGGAGATCAAGGATCCACGCGGGGCGATCAAGGCGTTCAAGACCGCCGGGCCAGAGGACACCGAGTGCTTCTCGCGCACGCTGGACAGCGTCGAGCACGACTTGCCGGCAATGGCCGAGCGGGCCAATGCCTGGTCCACCGGCGACATCGCCACCCTGCGCCGGCTGCCGGACAGCCGCTTCCGCAACGCCTGCGCCGACGCGCTGACCGAGTCGGGCTTCGCCCGGCAGCTGGGGATCAGCGATCTGCCGGCGCGGGTCGATGCCACCTGGCTGGCCGCCGCGCGAAAGGCGCTGGCCAACGACACGCAGGCACTGGCCGTCCTGTCGATGGACCAGTTGCTGGCGTCGGGCAGTTACCTCGACGCGCTGAAGGCCGAGGGTTACTCGGTGCAGGCGCCGGAGGGCGATGTGGCCGAAAGTCCGGCGCCCGCGGCGTCGGTGGCGGCACCGCGCTGA
- a CDS encoding aldo/keto reductase, whose protein sequence is MHRRPLGRSALSIAPLAFGGNVFGWSADEATSFELLDAFVDAGFNLIDTADMYSSWVPGNRGGESETIIGKWLKRSGKRDRVVIATKVGKWVEQPGLSPVNIEQAVEGSLRRLQIDQIDLYQAHADDAGVPLAETLGAFGRLIEQGKVRAIGASNYSAERFAESLTIAREHGLPRYETLQPQYNLADRAGYEAALEPLVRRENVGVICYYALASGFLTGKYRSTADLGKSSARGGAVRKYLDARGMRILAALDEISGSHGATPAQVALAWLVARPGITAPIASATSVTQLEDLLGAAKLALSTDEIAVLDQASAG, encoded by the coding sequence GTGCATAGGCGTCCACTTGGCAGATCCGCGTTATCCATTGCCCCGCTCGCCTTCGGCGGCAACGTGTTCGGCTGGAGCGCCGACGAGGCAACGTCCTTCGAGTTGCTGGACGCCTTCGTCGATGCCGGCTTCAACCTGATCGACACCGCGGACATGTACTCCTCGTGGGTACCCGGCAACCGTGGGGGCGAATCGGAGACGATCATCGGCAAGTGGCTCAAGCGCAGCGGCAAGCGCGACCGCGTGGTGATCGCCACCAAGGTCGGCAAGTGGGTGGAGCAGCCGGGTCTGTCGCCGGTGAACATCGAGCAGGCCGTCGAGGGCTCGCTGCGGCGCCTGCAGATCGACCAAATCGACCTGTACCAGGCCCACGCCGACGACGCAGGCGTGCCGCTGGCCGAGACGCTGGGCGCGTTCGGACGGCTGATCGAGCAAGGCAAGGTGCGCGCGATCGGCGCCTCCAACTACTCCGCCGAGCGCTTCGCCGAATCGCTGACGATCGCCCGCGAACACGGCCTGCCGCGCTACGAAACCCTGCAACCGCAGTACAACCTGGCCGACCGCGCCGGCTACGAGGCCGCGCTCGAGCCGCTGGTCCGACGCGAGAACGTGGGCGTGATCTGCTACTACGCGCTGGCCAGCGGCTTTCTCACCGGCAAGTACCGCAGCACCGCCGACCTGGGCAAGAGCAGCGCGCGTGGCGGCGCGGTGAGGAAGTATCTGGACGCCCGCGGCATGCGCATCCTCGCCGCGCTGGATGAGATCTCCGGCAGCCACGGCGCCACTCCGGCCCAGGTGGCGCTGGCGTGGCTGGTGGCCCGTCCCGGCATCACCGCACCGATCGCCAGCGCGACCAGCGTGACCCAGCTGGAAGACTTGCTTGGAGCGGCGAAGCTCGCACTGTCCACCGACGAGATCGCCGTACTGGACCAGGCCAGCGCCGGCTGA
- a CDS encoding LysR substrate-binding domain-containing protein: MGKLPLGLLQQFVLVARLGNLSRAAEQANLTVSALSHQMRQLEERLERRLLVRGPRGVTLTVDGQRLLEALGEHFDGIERALARFRTPGDHALRLSASPGLMSSWLVPRLPRLVAAHPELELSLQSGSALVDFEREPVDAAMRYGRGEWAGLHSERLFDEWIAPVAAPELVARMAGTDVHDLSRWPLLGDPNPANRWRDWFAHYGGELPHRYVAHFDSFEAQRHAALEGLGVAMGRMVMSKSLIDAGRLVVLGERYLPVSDAYWLVYPPRSLEHRGFATFREWLLAEADTYCRQLPGPRPGGGAG, from the coding sequence ATGGGCAAATTGCCGTTGGGGCTGCTCCAGCAGTTCGTGCTGGTCGCCAGGCTGGGCAACCTGTCGCGCGCGGCCGAGCAGGCGAATCTCACGGTGAGCGCTCTCAGTCACCAGATGCGCCAGCTCGAGGAGCGGCTGGAGCGCCGCCTGCTCGTACGCGGGCCGCGTGGTGTGACGCTGACGGTGGACGGGCAGCGACTGCTCGAGGCTCTGGGCGAACATTTCGACGGCATCGAGCGCGCGCTTGCACGGTTCCGGACGCCCGGCGATCACGCCCTCCGGCTCAGCGCCAGCCCGGGTCTCATGTCCAGCTGGCTGGTGCCGCGCCTGCCCCGGCTGGTCGCGGCACATCCGGAACTGGAGCTCAGCCTGCAGTCCGGCTCCGCCCTGGTGGACTTCGAACGCGAACCGGTCGACGCCGCCATGCGCTACGGTCGCGGCGAGTGGGCCGGGCTGCACAGCGAGCGCCTGTTCGACGAATGGATCGCGCCGGTGGCGGCCCCGGAGCTGGTGGCCCGGATGGCTGGCACGGACGTGCACGATCTGTCGCGCTGGCCGCTGCTCGGTGATCCCAATCCGGCCAATCGCTGGCGCGACTGGTTCGCCCATTACGGCGGCGAGCTGCCGCACCGCTACGTCGCGCACTTCGACAGCTTCGAGGCACAACGTCATGCCGCGCTGGAGGGGCTGGGCGTCGCCATGGGGCGCATGGTGATGTCCAAGTCGCTGATCGATGCCGGCCGCCTGGTGGTGCTGGGCGAGCGCTACCTGCCTGTGTCGGATGCCTACTGGCTGGTGTATCCCCCGCGCTCGCTGGAGCACCGCGGCTTCGCCACGTTCCGCGAATGGCTGCTCGCCGAGGCGGACACGTATTGCCGCCAGTTGCCCGGACCTCGCCCGGGCGGTGGTGCCGGCTAG
- a CDS encoding formate dehydrogenase subunit gamma has translation MKHAARAGSDPQESSKWLSPESHAAVLEVTARLKDQPGALLPILHGVQEALGYVPEGAIALIARELNLSRADVHGVVSFYHFFRTRPSGKRIVYLCRAESCQAMGAAALESHVKQRLGVDFHETTDDGLFTLEPVYCLGNCACSPAVMVDEELHGRVTPERFDAWLKAAREAS, from the coding sequence ATGAAACACGCGGCACGCGCGGGCTCCGACCCGCAGGAAAGCAGCAAATGGCTCTCCCCGGAGAGCCACGCCGCGGTGCTCGAGGTCACCGCCCGGCTGAAGGATCAGCCGGGCGCCCTGCTGCCGATCCTGCACGGCGTGCAGGAAGCGCTGGGTTACGTGCCCGAGGGGGCCATCGCGCTGATCGCGCGCGAACTCAACCTGTCCCGCGCCGACGTGCACGGGGTAGTGAGCTTCTACCACTTCTTCCGCACCCGGCCGTCCGGCAAGCGGATCGTGTACCTGTGCCGCGCCGAGTCCTGCCAGGCGATGGGTGCGGCAGCGCTGGAGAGCCACGTCAAGCAGAGACTGGGCGTGGACTTCCACGAAACCACCGATGACGGGCTGTTTACACTCGAACCGGTCTACTGCCTGGGTAACTGTGCCTGCTCGCCGGCCGTGATGGTCGACGAGGAACTGCACGGACGGGTGACGCCGGAACGCTTTGACGCCTGGCTGAAGGCCGCCCGGGAGGCTTCATGA
- a CDS encoding NADP-dependent isocitrate dehydrogenase, with amino-acid sequence MSETPKIIYTLTDEAPYLATQSLLPIVQAFAGTAGIAVETRDISLAARILSQFPESLTEQQRVADDLTELGELATTPAANIIKLPNISASVPQLKAAIKELQSQGYALPEYPDEPHGDVELWNIKARYDKVKGSAVNPVLREGNSDRRAPASVKSYARKHPHRMGAWSKDSKTRVAHMDDGDFYGSEKSVTVDKAGQLKIELLGKDGTVSVLKEKVAVKAGEVVDAAVMSRAALARFVDAEIARVKDEGVLFSLHLKATMMKVSDPIMFGVVVGEFYKDVLAKYADDLKQVGFDRNNGIGDLYARLGQLPEDRQAAIKADLAAEYAKRPALAMVNSDKGITNLHVPSDVIVDASMPAMIRDSGRMWNAKGELQDAVALIPDRSYAGIYQVVVEDCKAHGAFDPATMGSVPNVGLMAQKAEEYGSHDKTFQLEADGTVRVTDQDGRVVFEHAVEAGDIWRMCQAKDAPIQDWVKLAVTRARLSGTPAVFWLDAKRAHDAQVIAKVERYLKDHDTTGLDIRILSPEDAMRFSLERIRKGEDTISVTGNVLRDYLTDLFPIMELGTSAKMLSIVPLMAGGGLFETGAGGSAPKHVQQFVEENYLRWDSLGEFLALQASLEFVGDKTGNARAKVLAKALDRANGQILDNNRSPARKVGQLDNRGSHFYLAMYWAQALAGQDEDAGLKATFAPLAKALADNEATIVSELNGAQGEPVDIGGYYHPDLARVSEAMRPSATFNAAMNELK; translated from the coding sequence ATGTCCGAGACCCCCAAGATCATCTACACGCTCACCGACGAAGCGCCGTACCTGGCCACGCAGTCGCTGCTGCCGATCGTCCAGGCCTTCGCCGGTACCGCGGGTATAGCCGTGGAGACCCGGGACATCTCGCTGGCTGCCCGCATCCTGTCGCAGTTCCCCGAATCGCTGACCGAGCAGCAGCGCGTCGCCGACGACCTCACCGAGCTGGGTGAGCTGGCCACCACGCCGGCGGCGAACATCATCAAGCTGCCGAACATCAGCGCCTCGGTGCCGCAGCTGAAGGCGGCGATCAAAGAGCTGCAGTCGCAGGGCTACGCGTTGCCTGAGTACCCGGACGAGCCGCACGGCGACGTCGAGCTGTGGAACATCAAGGCGCGCTACGACAAGGTGAAGGGCAGTGCGGTGAACCCGGTGCTGCGCGAGGGCAATTCCGACCGCCGCGCGCCAGCCTCGGTGAAGAGCTACGCGCGCAAGCACCCGCACAGGATGGGCGCCTGGAGCAAGGATTCGAAGACCCGTGTCGCGCACATGGACGACGGCGATTTCTACGGCAGCGAGAAGTCCGTCACCGTGGACAAGGCCGGTCAGCTGAAGATCGAGTTGCTCGGCAAGGACGGCACGGTCAGCGTGCTGAAGGAGAAGGTGGCGGTGAAGGCCGGCGAAGTGGTCGATGCCGCGGTGATGAGCCGCGCCGCGCTGGCCCGCTTCGTCGATGCCGAGATCGCCCGGGTGAAGGACGAGGGCGTGCTGTTCTCGCTGCACCTGAAGGCGACCATGATGAAGGTCTCCGACCCGATCATGTTCGGCGTGGTGGTGGGTGAGTTCTACAAGGATGTGCTGGCCAAGTACGCCGACGACCTGAAGCAGGTCGGCTTCGACCGCAACAACGGCATCGGTGATCTCTACGCGCGCCTGGGCCAGCTGCCGGAAGACCGGCAAGCGGCGATCAAGGCCGACCTCGCGGCCGAATACGCCAAGCGTCCGGCGCTGGCGATGGTCAACTCGGACAAGGGCATCACCAACCTGCACGTGCCGTCGGACGTGATCGTCGACGCCTCGATGCCGGCGATGATCCGCGACTCCGGCAGGATGTGGAACGCCAAGGGCGAGCTGCAGGACGCCGTGGCGCTGATCCCGGACCGCAGCTATGCCGGCATCTACCAGGTGGTGGTCGAGGACTGCAAGGCGCACGGCGCGTTCGATCCGGCCACCATGGGCTCGGTGCCGAACGTGGGCCTGATGGCACAGAAGGCCGAGGAATACGGCTCGCACGACAAGACCTTCCAGCTCGAGGCCGACGGTACGGTGCGCGTCACCGACCAGGACGGCCGCGTGGTGTTCGAGCACGCGGTCGAGGCGGGCGACATCTGGCGCATGTGCCAGGCCAAGGACGCGCCGATCCAGGACTGGGTCAAGCTCGCCGTCACCCGCGCACGCCTGTCCGGCACCCCGGCGGTGTTCTGGCTGGACGCCAAGCGCGCGCACGACGCGCAGGTGATCGCCAAGGTCGAGCGCTACCTCAAGGACCACGACACCACTGGCCTGGACATCCGCATCCTGTCGCCGGAGGACGCCATGCGCTTCTCGCTGGAGCGCATCCGCAAGGGCGAGGACACCATCTCGGTCACCGGCAACGTGCTGCGCGACTACCTCACCGACCTGTTCCCGATCATGGAACTGGGCACCAGCGCGAAGATGCTTTCCATCGTGCCGCTGATGGCCGGCGGCGGCCTGTTCGAGACCGGCGCCGGCGGCTCGGCGCCCAAGCACGTGCAGCAGTTCGTCGAAGAGAACTACCTGCGCTGGGATTCGCTCGGCGAGTTCCTCGCGCTGCAGGCCTCGCTCGAATTCGTCGGCGACAAGACCGGCAATGCCCGGGCGAAGGTGCTGGCGAAGGCGCTGGATCGGGCCAACGGCCAGATCCTCGACAACAACCGTTCGCCAGCACGCAAGGTCGGCCAGCTCGACAACCGCGGCAGCCATTTCTACCTGGCCATGTACTGGGCGCAGGCGCTGGCCGGCCAGGACGAGGACGCCGGTTTGAAAGCGACGTTCGCCCCGCTGGCCAAGGCGCTGGCGGACAACGAGGCGACCATCGTCAGTGAGCTCAATGGCGCCCAGGGCGAGCCGGTCGACATCGGTGGCTACTACCACCCCGACCTGGCCCGGGTGAGCGAGGCGATGCGTCCCAGCGCCACGTTCAATGCGGCCATGAACGAGCTGAAATGA
- a CDS encoding OFA family MFS transporter yields the protein MASVPGASNAGSRGGSGGILARERTIAGPRFNRWLVPPAALAIHLCIGMAYGFSVFWLPMTKLVANADPAMCTNLGFMAALTTTTCNWTVPQVNHIFETFIAMLGISAFIWGGWLEHAGPRKAGFIAALCWGGGLVLGGIGVSMHQLWLVYLGCGVLGGVGQGLGYITPVSTLIKWFPDRRGLATGFAIMGYGGGAMIGAPIAVALMKHFSASGGQGVASTLMAMGVLYVIVMAAGAFGFRIAPTGWKPEGWTPKAIEAKSMITQHHVHLNKAWKTPQFWLVWGVLFLNVTAGIAVISMASPMLQDVFGGKLAGLTEAAADLTAAQKAAIVAAAAGLVGLISLFNSLGRLFWASLSDKIGRKNTYYTFFVLGIVVYCLLPTWGHLGLPGLFVISICVILSMYGGGFATVPAYLADLFGTQMVGAIHGRLLTAWSAAGIVGPVIIASIRQAQLDAGVAKNLVYDRTLYIMAALLFVGLICNLLVKPVKESVVMTPEELARERSLQHEASGIGGDAATAARGAFGVTGILAWAAVGVPFLIGLYIALAKAAALF from the coding sequence ATGGCCAGTGTGCCGGGGGCATCGAACGCCGGGAGCCGGGGGGGTTCCGGGGGAATCTTGGCTAGGGAACGCACCATTGCAGGTCCACGCTTCAATCGATGGCTGGTCCCACCAGCCGCGCTCGCCATCCACCTCTGCATCGGCATGGCCTACGGCTTCTCCGTGTTCTGGCTGCCGATGACCAAACTGGTCGCCAATGCCGATCCGGCGATGTGCACCAACCTCGGCTTCATGGCTGCCTTGACCACCACCACGTGCAACTGGACGGTGCCCCAGGTCAACCACATCTTCGAAACCTTCATCGCCATGCTCGGCATTTCCGCTTTCATCTGGGGCGGCTGGCTGGAGCACGCGGGCCCGCGCAAGGCCGGCTTCATCGCCGCACTGTGCTGGGGCGGCGGCCTGGTACTGGGCGGCATCGGCGTGTCGATGCACCAGCTGTGGCTGGTCTATCTGGGGTGCGGCGTGCTGGGAGGCGTCGGCCAGGGCCTGGGCTACATCACTCCGGTGTCGACCCTTATCAAGTGGTTCCCGGACCGGCGCGGCCTGGCCACCGGCTTCGCGATCATGGGCTACGGCGGCGGCGCGATGATCGGCGCACCGATCGCAGTGGCGCTGATGAAGCACTTCTCGGCGAGCGGCGGCCAGGGCGTGGCGTCCACGCTGATGGCGATGGGCGTGTTGTACGTGATCGTGATGGCAGCTGGCGCGTTCGGCTTCCGCATCGCCCCGACCGGCTGGAAGCCCGAAGGCTGGACGCCGAAGGCGATCGAAGCCAAGTCCATGATCACCCAGCACCACGTGCACCTGAACAAGGCGTGGAAGACCCCGCAGTTCTGGCTGGTCTGGGGTGTGCTGTTCCTCAACGTGACCGCCGGCATCGCGGTGATCTCGATGGCCAGCCCGATGCTGCAGGATGTGTTCGGCGGCAAGCTGGCCGGCCTCACCGAGGCAGCCGCCGACCTCACGGCGGCGCAGAAGGCCGCGATCGTGGCCGCGGCGGCGGGCCTGGTCGGCCTGATCAGCCTGTTCAACAGCCTCGGCCGCCTGTTCTGGGCCTCGCTGTCGGACAAGATCGGTCGCAAGAACACCTACTACACGTTCTTCGTGCTCGGCATTGTCGTGTACTGCCTGCTGCCGACCTGGGGGCACCTCGGCCTGCCCGGCCTGTTCGTGATCTCGATCTGCGTCATCCTGAGCATGTACGGCGGCGGCTTCGCCACGGTGCCGGCCTACCTGGCCGACCTGTTCGGCACGCAGATGGTGGGGGCCATCCACGGCCGGTTGCTCACCGCCTGGTCGGCGGCGGGCATCGTCGGTCCGGTGATCATCGCCAGCATCCGCCAGGCCCAGCTGGACGCGGGCGTGGCCAAGAACCTGGTGTACGACCGCACGCTGTACATCATGGCCGCGCTGCTGTTCGTCGGCCTGATCTGCAACCTGCTGGTGAAACCGGTGAAGGAATCGGTGGTCATGACTCCCGAGGAGCTCGCCCGCGAACGCTCGCTGCAACACGAGGCCAGCGGCATCGGCGGCGACGCGGCCACCGCGGCCCGCGGTGCGTTCGGGGTCACCGGCATCCTCGCCTGGGCGGCGGTGGGTGTACCGTTCCTCATCGGTCTGTACATCGCCCTGGCGAAGGCAGCCGCCCTGTTCTGA
- the bla gene encoding class A beta-lactamase, with the protein MRRRELIKAGLLGVAALPLLPFSFAVAADSADAFAALERSHGGRLGVAVLDTGSGKRLLHRADERFLLCSTGKLLAVAAVLARVDQGEERLDRRIVFRREDVLDWAPVTRSHAGPPGMTIEELCQAAMIVSDNTAMNLLLTTLGGPARLTRFVHGLGDPLTRFDRPEPSLNVPGPGGFEDTTTPLAMLDDMRQVLLGDVLSPASRGRLLDWLRHNTTGTAQLRAGLPAGWGAGDKTGASQTQNNDVAIVWPPGRAPLLIAAYYEGPELTAEARKAVLAQVGARAAGV; encoded by the coding sequence ATGCGCCGTCGCGAACTGATCAAGGCTGGTCTGCTGGGCGTGGCCGCCTTGCCGCTGCTTCCGTTTTCCTTCGCCGTCGCGGCGGACTCCGCCGATGCGTTCGCGGCGCTGGAGCGAAGCCACGGCGGTCGCCTCGGCGTGGCCGTGCTCGACACCGGCAGTGGCAAGCGGCTGTTGCACCGCGCCGACGAGCGCTTCCTGCTGTGCAGCACCGGCAAGCTGCTGGCGGTGGCTGCGGTGCTGGCGCGGGTGGATCAGGGCGAGGAGCGGCTGGACCGGCGCATCGTCTTTCGCCGCGAGGACGTGCTCGACTGGGCGCCGGTGACGCGTTCGCACGCCGGCCCGCCCGGGATGACCATCGAGGAGCTGTGCCAGGCCGCGATGATCGTCAGCGACAACACCGCGATGAACCTGCTGCTGACCACGCTCGGCGGCCCGGCCCGGCTGACCCGTTTCGTGCACGGCCTGGGCGATCCGCTCACCCGCTTCGACCGCCCCGAGCCGTCGCTCAACGTGCCCGGTCCCGGCGGCTTCGAAGACACCACCACGCCGCTGGCGATGCTCGACGACATGCGCCAGGTGCTGCTCGGCGACGTGCTGTCGCCGGCCTCGCGCGGGCGTCTGCTCGACTGGCTGCGCCACAACACCACCGGAACCGCGCAGCTGCGCGCGGGCCTGCCCGCCGGCTGGGGCGCTGGCGACAAGACCGGGGCCAGCCAGACCCAGAACAACGACGTCGCGATCGTCTGGCCACCGGGCCGCGCACCGCTGCTGATCGCCGCGTACTACGAGGGCCCGGAACTGACGGCCGAGGCGCGCAAGGCGGTGCTGGCCCAGGTAGGCGCACGGGCCGCCGGCGTGTAG
- a CDS encoding formate dehydrogenase beta subunit, translating into MSFTVYVPRDASALSLGAEATASAIAAEAARRGIDVTLVRNGSRGLYWLEPMVEVATPEGRVAFGPVQADDVASLFDADFLHGGKHALALGPTEQIPYLAKQERLTFARVGIVDPRSLDDYRAHGGYRGLDNALAMKPADIVQAVTDSGLRGRGGAAFPTGIKWKTCHDAGADQKYIVCNADEGDSGTFADRMLMEGDPFVLVEGMTIAGLAVGATQGYIYLRCEYPHARDALNAAIASAEAEGYLGADLRGSGKAFQLEVRMAASAYICGEETSLLESLEGKRGMVRFKPPLPAIEGLFGKPTVINNVVTLCSVPGILDQGAAHYRDFGMGRSRGTLPFQLAGNLKHPGLVEKAFGVTLKELVKDFGGGTATGKPMKTVQLGGPLGAYIPPSRYDTPMDYEAFAAIGGMIGHGGLVAFDDSVDMAAMARYAMEFCAIESCGKCTPCRIGSTRGVEVIDRMRANVERDRNEALLRDLCQTMLHGSLCALGGMAPFPVLSALDHYPEDFARTA; encoded by the coding sequence ATGAGTTTCACCGTCTACGTTCCCCGCGACGCCAGCGCCCTCTCGCTGGGCGCGGAGGCGACCGCTTCGGCGATCGCCGCCGAGGCCGCGCGTCGCGGCATCGATGTCACACTGGTGCGCAACGGCTCGCGCGGCCTGTACTGGCTGGAGCCGATGGTCGAGGTCGCGACGCCCGAGGGCCGCGTGGCCTTCGGACCGGTGCAGGCCGACGATGTCGCGTCGCTGTTCGATGCCGACTTCCTGCATGGCGGCAAGCACGCGCTGGCGCTGGGCCCGACCGAGCAGATTCCCTACCTGGCGAAGCAGGAGCGGTTGACCTTCGCCCGCGTCGGCATCGTCGATCCGCGCAGCCTGGACGACTACCGCGCCCACGGCGGTTACCGCGGGCTCGACAACGCGCTGGCAATGAAGCCGGCAGACATCGTTCAGGCGGTCACCGACTCCGGCCTGCGCGGCCGCGGCGGCGCGGCGTTCCCCACCGGCATCAAGTGGAAGACCTGCCACGACGCCGGCGCCGACCAGAAGTACATCGTCTGCAACGCCGACGAGGGCGACTCGGGCACCTTCGCCGACCGCATGCTGATGGAAGGCGACCCGTTCGTACTGGTCGAGGGCATGACCATCGCCGGCCTCGCGGTGGGCGCCACCCAGGGCTACATCTACCTGCGCTGCGAATACCCGCACGCGCGCGACGCGCTGAACGCCGCGATCGCCAGCGCCGAGGCCGAAGGCTACCTGGGCGCCGACCTGCGCGGCAGCGGCAAGGCCTTCCAGCTGGAAGTGCGCATGGCCGCCAGCGCCTACATCTGCGGCGAGGAGACCTCGCTGCTCGAATCGCTGGAAGGCAAGCGCGGCATGGTCCGCTTCAAGCCGCCGTTGCCGGCGATCGAGGGCCTGTTCGGCAAGCCCACGGTGATCAACAACGTGGTCACGCTGTGCTCGGTGCCCGGCATCCTGGACCAGGGCGCGGCGCACTACCGCGACTTCGGCATGGGCCGCTCGCGCGGCACGCTGCCGTTCCAGCTGGCTGGCAATCTCAAGCATCCCGGCCTGGTCGAGAAGGCCTTCGGCGTGACGCTGAAGGAGCTGGTCAAGGACTTCGGCGGCGGCACCGCCACCGGCAAGCCGATGAAGACGGTGCAGCTCGGCGGCCCGCTCGGCGCCTACATCCCGCCGTCGCGCTACGACACGCCGATGGACTACGAGGCGTTCGCCGCGATCGGCGGGATGATCGGCCACGGCGGTCTGGTCGCCTTCGACGACAGCGTCGACATGGCAGCCATGGCCCGCTACGCGATGGAGTTCTGCGCGATCGAGTCCTGCGGCAAGTGCACCCCGTGCCGGATCGGCTCGACCCGCGGCGTGGAAGTGATCGACCGCATGCGCGCCAACGTCGAGCGCGACCGCAACGAGGCCCTGCTGCGCGATCTCTGCCAGACCATGCTGCACGGTTCCCTCTGCGCACTGGGCGGCATGGCGCCGTTCCCCGTGCTCAGCGCGCTGGACCACTACCCCGAAGATTTCGCGCGCACCGCCTGA
- a CDS encoding TraB/GumN family protein, whose translation MRMRAWGVVLGLAATPAFAQVIPAPAASAAKNLATVVVSGELPGPGLWKVSRGDHVLWILGTLTPLPKKMQWQSKQVSDTELAAQAVLLPPGVKMDAKVGFFGSLLLLPRLIGIRNNPDGKHLADVLPAADYARWQAIKPRYLGTSRGVEKFRPMFAGFKLYDAAVKDAGLDDTDVASELVRKLAKKHDIPLVDTSYKFTVANPKQALAEFRHGSMNDTACFEELLDRVEHGVPRMQARANAWATGDVDALVAMPRDSAEGRCTDAVTGADFARQQGLQDLPAKIMQSWMDAAGKALAEHRSTLAMLPMGDLLAPDGYLARLKAQGYAVESPDAQDAAAAADDGDEPAPAGSAAR comes from the coding sequence ATGCGAATGCGTGCCTGGGGGGTGGTGTTGGGTCTGGCGGCGACGCCGGCGTTCGCGCAGGTCATCCCTGCGCCGGCCGCTTCGGCGGCAAAGAATCTGGCCACGGTGGTGGTCAGCGGTGAACTGCCGGGACCGGGCCTGTGGAAGGTCAGCCGCGGGGATCACGTGCTGTGGATTCTCGGCACGCTCACGCCGCTGCCGAAGAAGATGCAATGGCAATCGAAGCAGGTCAGCGATACCGAACTGGCCGCCCAGGCGGTACTGCTTCCGCCGGGCGTGAAGATGGACGCAAAGGTCGGCTTCTTCGGCTCGTTGCTGTTGTTGCCGCGGCTGATCGGCATCCGCAACAACCCCGACGGCAAGCATCTGGCGGACGTCCTGCCGGCGGCTGACTACGCGCGCTGGCAGGCGATCAAGCCGCGCTACCTGGGCACGTCTCGCGGGGTGGAGAAATTCCGCCCGATGTTCGCCGGCTTCAAGCTCTACGACGCCGCGGTGAAGGATGCCGGTCTCGACGACACGGACGTGGCCAGCGAGCTGGTGCGCAAGCTGGCGAAGAAACACGACATCCCGCTGGTCGACACCAGCTACAAGTTCACCGTGGCGAATCCGAAGCAGGCCCTGGCCGAGTTCCGCCACGGCAGCATGAACGACACCGCCTGCTTCGAAGAACTGCTGGACCGCGTGGAGCATGGCGTGCCCCGGATGCAGGCGCGCGCCAACGCCTGGGCCACCGGCGACGTCGATGCGCTGGTCGCCATGCCGCGCGATTCCGCCGAAGGCCGGTGCACCGATGCGGTCACGGGTGCCGATTTCGCCCGGCAGCAGGGTCTGCAGGACCTGCCGGCGAAGATCATGCAGAGCTGGATGGACGCAGCCGGCAAGGCATTGGCCGAGCACCGCAGCACTCTCGCGATGCTGCCGATGGGCGACCTGCTCGCGCCGGATGGCTACCTGGCCAGGCTGAAGGCGCAGGGCTACGCGGTGGAGTCGCCCGATGCCCAGGACGCCGCCGCTGCCGCCGATGACGGTGACGAACCGGCACCGGCGGGCTCGGCCGCGCGCTGA